In Oceanobacillus sp. FSL K6-2867, one DNA window encodes the following:
- a CDS encoding GntR family transcriptional regulator — protein MTFILDTSKTLQVQVHEYMHDKIVNGKLEPGARVVEQQIAEETGVSRSPIREAIKQLKSEGLVASHPRGGVRVFRPSSDDFKYLYECRLSLEPLAASLAAERSNNIQLTEINELLRKMKGIMIAEDFEHMKKLSRKFHDLILECSGNPFLIKMMNQLHSLILFYRNIILTKTNRMAEGFFEHEAICLDILNRDAKSAEKHMRDHIQKDYNYYLEQYGYK, from the coding sequence TTGACGTTCATTCTAGATACATCCAAGACACTTCAAGTTCAAGTGCATGAATATATGCACGATAAAATTGTAAATGGAAAATTGGAACCTGGGGCAAGGGTTGTGGAGCAACAAATTGCAGAAGAAACAGGGGTAAGCAGGAGTCCTATACGCGAGGCCATAAAGCAATTGAAAAGTGAGGGGCTTGTAGCAAGTCATCCCCGTGGTGGAGTGAGAGTTTTCAGGCCTTCAAGTGATGATTTTAAATATTTATATGAGTGCCGTTTAAGTTTAGAGCCTCTGGCTGCATCACTTGCAGCTGAGCGCAGCAATAATATACAGTTAACAGAAATTAATGAACTGCTCAGGAAAATGAAGGGCATTATGATAGCAGAAGATTTTGAGCATATGAAGAAACTAAGTCGAAAATTCCATGATTTAATCTTGGAATGCAGTGGAAATCCTTTCCTCATCAAAATGATGAATCAGCTTCATTCTTTAATTCTATTTTACCGAAACATTATTCTTACAAAAACAAATAGGATGGCAGAGGGCTTCTTTGAACATGAAGCAATTTGCTTAGATATTTTAAACAGAGATGCAAAATCTGCAGAGAAACATATGAGAGACCATATTCAAAAGGATTATAATTATTATCTGGAACAATATGGGTATAAATAA
- the pdhA gene encoding pyruvate dehydrogenase (acetyl-transferring) E1 component subunit alpha encodes MQEEFPMIQIMDQNGKITDTSYIDQIDKSLVQQFYRQLICMRAFDQKAINLQRQGRLGTYPGFEGQEAAQVGSALALEEDDWMLPTYRDHAASITFGKSYNILSSWNGRVEGNLPPKGKNILPPSVPIATQLPIAAGIAMANKYKNSSQAVIAYFGDGATSEGDFHEGLNFASVFQAPVVFFNQNNQYAISTPIWKQMHSETIAQKSIAYEIPGIRIDGNDIFAAYFETKKALERARNGEGPSLIEAVTWRYGAHTTADDPTKYRNQKEENEKRRQNDPVTRLERFMKAYGFWDEKLAEQIKGEIKEEIDGAVKVLETMPPANVNDIYDYMFEKPTWTLEQQKEEYINHLRGER; translated from the coding sequence ATGCAGGAAGAATTTCCAATGATACAAATCATGGACCAAAATGGAAAAATTACTGATACATCTTATATAGATCAAATTGATAAATCATTAGTCCAGCAATTTTACCGGCAGCTGATTTGTATGCGGGCATTTGATCAAAAGGCAATCAACTTGCAGCGCCAAGGCAGGCTCGGTACGTATCCAGGTTTTGAAGGACAGGAAGCAGCACAGGTGGGAAGTGCTCTAGCACTCGAGGAAGATGATTGGATGCTGCCAACATATCGGGATCATGCGGCAAGTATTACGTTTGGAAAATCTTATAATATTTTATCTTCATGGAATGGCCGAGTGGAGGGGAACCTGCCGCCTAAAGGGAAAAATATATTGCCGCCTTCCGTTCCAATCGCAACACAGCTTCCGATTGCAGCTGGTATAGCCATGGCAAATAAATATAAAAATTCATCACAAGCTGTTATTGCCTATTTTGGAGACGGAGCGACATCTGAAGGAGATTTTCATGAGGGTTTAAACTTTGCTAGTGTTTTCCAAGCACCTGTCGTCTTCTTTAATCAGAATAATCAATATGCTATTTCAACACCAATCTGGAAACAGATGCATTCTGAGACGATTGCACAGAAGTCAATTGCATATGAAATCCCAGGTATTCGAATTGACGGGAATGATATATTTGCAGCTTATTTTGAAACAAAAAAAGCATTAGAACGAGCGAGAAATGGAGAGGGCCCAAGTTTAATTGAAGCTGTAACATGGCGGTATGGTGCACATACAACTGCAGACGACCCTACGAAGTATCGCAATCAAAAAGAGGAAAATGAAAAGCGCCGTCAGAATGACCCGGTTACCAGATTGGAACGATTTATGAAAGCTTACGGATTTTGGGATGAAAAACTCGCAGAACAAATAAAAGGGGAAATTAAAGAAGAAATTGATGGAGCGGTAAAAGTTTTGGAGACGATGCCACCAGCGAATGTAAATGATATTTATGATTATATGTTCGAAAAACCGACATGGACGCTTGAACAGCAAAAGGAAGAATATATCAATCATTTGCGGGGTGAAAGATGA
- a CDS encoding IS3 family transposase, protein MAFELKEEGFRLNDILYVIGIPEATYHYHVKSFGREDTDTELKELITRLFKKFHERYGYKRITKELKKLGHQINHKKVYRIMRELGLKCVKFMRKSRKYNSYKGKVGKVVKNRLSRRFYTPIPLQKLVTDITEFKCLGEEKLYLNPILDLYNGEIIAYEIKKRPTLDLVMEPLQEAIEIIKNRATYRWSLYSFGSRILLYKSNLSKIG, encoded by the coding sequence GTGGCATTCGAACTCAAAGAAGAAGGATTTCGATTAAATGATATTCTCTATGTCATAGGTATTCCTGAAGCAACCTACCACTACCATGTAAAGAGTTTTGGCAGAGAAGATACGGATACAGAATTAAAAGAACTCATTACACGCCTATTTAAAAAGTTTCATGAACGCTATGGCTATAAACGTATCACGAAAGAATTAAAGAAATTAGGACATCAAATTAATCATAAAAAGGTGTATCGTATTATGCGAGAATTGGGATTAAAATGTGTGAAATTTATGCGGAAATCCCGTAAATACAATTCCTACAAAGGGAAGGTTGGAAAAGTAGTTAAAAACCGATTATCTCGCCGCTTTTACACACCTATTCCTCTTCAAAAACTAGTAACGGACATTACAGAATTCAAATGTCTTGGTGAAGAGAAGTTATATTTAAATCCGATTCTTGATCTTTATAATGGAGAAATTATTGCGTATGAAATCAAGAAACGTCCAACGTTAGATCTTGTCATGGAACCTTTACAAGAGGCAATAGAGATAATAAAGAATCGTGCAACCTATCGATGGAGCCTTTATTCATTCGGATCAAGGATTCTATTATACAAATCCAATCTTTCAAAAATTGGTTAA
- a CDS encoding IS3 family transposase, with protein MFGHFKDEAYIKQCETLNELKREIKSYMT; from the coding sequence ATTTTTGGGCACTTCAAAGATGAGGCATATATTAAGCAGTGTGAAACCTTGAATGAGCTAAAACGGGAAATTAAGAGTTACATGACTTAG
- a CDS encoding hydroxymethylglutaryl-CoA lyase → MNFPEKVSIRDVTLRDGFQNEAVFIGTENKLIGLDVLIDAGFRRIEVTSFVHPKWVPALSDADELAKGLPKIQGIQYDALVPNRRGLERFLKTNIDTAVFFLSASTRHNEANLNRTTNESLVNVSDLISEIKSHSRKTMGAVATAFVCPYAGEVPYQEVERIVTTMVENGVDEVGLGDTIGKATPKMIYEYCSRIKDKYPDLTLSLHLHDTYGYALANIIAGIQSGVSIYDVAQAGLGGCPYAPGSPGNVQASQVVNFLENQRIETGINIDKLNNMDQMFQDMVKKQTSV, encoded by the coding sequence GTGAATTTTCCTGAAAAAGTAAGCATTCGCGATGTTACGTTAAGAGACGGGTTTCAAAATGAAGCCGTTTTCATTGGGACGGAGAATAAGCTTATTGGCTTGGATGTGTTGATTGATGCTGGGTTCAGACGGATTGAAGTTACTTCCTTTGTCCATCCAAAGTGGGTACCGGCCCTTAGCGATGCTGATGAGCTGGCGAAGGGACTGCCTAAAATTCAAGGTATTCAGTATGATGCTTTGGTTCCTAATAGAAGGGGGCTCGAACGGTTTTTGAAAACCAATATTGATACTGCCGTTTTCTTCCTTTCAGCCAGTACGAGACATAATGAAGCTAATTTGAACCGGACGACAAATGAATCGTTGGTAAACGTAAGTGATTTAATAAGTGAAATAAAAAGTCATAGCCGAAAAACAATGGGGGCAGTTGCTACAGCTTTTGTTTGTCCATATGCGGGAGAGGTTCCTTATCAAGAAGTTGAACGAATCGTTACGACAATGGTTGAAAATGGTGTAGATGAAGTTGGTTTGGGAGATACCATAGGGAAAGCAACGCCAAAAATGATATATGAATATTGTAGTCGTATTAAAGATAAGTATCCTGACCTGACATTAAGTCTGCATCTTCACGACACTTATGGGTATGCGCTCGCCAATATTATAGCAGGTATTCAATCAGGCGTTTCTATCTATGATGTAGCACAGGCAGGATTAGGTGGGTGCCCATATGCGCCAGGATCACCAGGGAATGTGCAGGCAAGCCAAGTAGTGAACTTTTTGGAAAATCAGAGAATAGAGACTGGAATAAATATAGATAAGTTAAACAATATGGATCAGATGTTTCAGGATATGGTAAAAAAGCAAACTAGTGTGTAA
- a CDS encoding citrate:proton symporter, which produces MLAVLGFLMVITFLYLIMSKRVTPFTGLIIVPVIYGIIGGFGFQLGPMMMDGVLNTAPTALLILFAILYFGIMIDTGLFEPLTNKIIKIAKGDPLKVIVGTAILAGIVGLDGDGSTTIIIVVSAFLPIYIKLGIKPIILASITVLQIGITTLVPWGGPVGRVASVLNLDPTSLFRTMVPGMIVSLIYIVLVAYIIGRKERARLGIHNPYLNMNDQTESMMSAAVENVVIKRPKLRWLNFILTIVIMAALLLEWLPPVVLFILGTAIALLINYPSIIDQRERVQKHAPNALSVTSIMLAAGVFAGILKETQMSAAMAQSLITIIPDGIGSFLPIVIAVLSIPGLFLIGPDAFYFGIIPVLAETASIYGVSEMEIAIASLYGTSFGFIGPLVGAMYLLTEMTKVNLGDVQKYSAKWAIGVFLIYIIIGVALGHFLL; this is translated from the coding sequence ATGTTAGCTGTTTTAGGTTTTCTGATGGTAATCACATTTTTGTATCTTATTATGTCAAAACGTGTGACACCTTTTACTGGTCTGATTATCGTACCGGTAATCTACGGGATTATTGGAGGCTTTGGTTTTCAACTGGGTCCGATGATGATGGATGGTGTTTTAAATACAGCACCAACAGCACTCCTGATCCTGTTTGCAATTCTATATTTCGGTATCATGATTGACACGGGATTGTTTGAGCCACTCACAAACAAAATTATAAAGATAGCAAAAGGTGATCCATTAAAAGTTATTGTAGGGACAGCTATATTAGCAGGTATAGTAGGCTTAGATGGTGATGGTTCCACTACGATTATTATAGTTGTGAGCGCCTTTCTTCCAATTTATATAAAACTGGGGATAAAACCTATTATTTTAGCATCTATAACGGTATTGCAAATTGGTATTACAACACTAGTTCCTTGGGGTGGCCCAGTCGGTCGGGTTGCAAGTGTTTTGAACTTAGATCCTACAAGTCTATTTAGGACAATGGTACCTGGGATGATTGTTAGCCTGATATATATTGTTTTGGTTGCATACATTATTGGCCGGAAAGAAAGGGCTCGACTCGGAATACACAATCCTTATTTGAACATGAACGATCAAACCGAAAGTATGATGTCTGCTGCTGTAGAAAATGTGGTAATAAAGCGTCCCAAACTAAGATGGCTAAATTTTATTCTAACTATTGTTATCATGGCAGCATTGCTTTTGGAATGGCTGCCACCAGTAGTGTTATTTATTCTTGGGACCGCTATCGCATTATTAATAAACTATCCATCCATTATTGATCAACGAGAACGCGTTCAGAAACATGCTCCCAATGCATTATCTGTTACGAGTATCATGCTTGCTGCAGGGGTTTTTGCAGGTATTTTGAAAGAGACACAAATGTCAGCGGCTATGGCGCAGAGTTTAATTACTATAATCCCCGACGGAATTGGATCCTTTCTTCCGATTGTTATCGCCGTTCTTAGTATTCCAGGACTCTTTTTAATAGGTCCCGATGCTTTTTATTTTGGTATAATTCCTGTACTAGCGGAGACTGCTTCCATATATGGGGTTAGTGAAATGGAGATTGCCATTGCATCGTTATATGGAACCTCTTTTGGTTTCATTGGTCCACTGGTTGGGGCAATGTACTTGTTAACTGAGATGACAAAGGTTAATTTAGGGGATGTCCAAAAATATTCTGCTAAGTGGGCAATAGGTGTTTTTCTCATATATATTATTATAGGGGTAGCATTGGGGCATTTTTTATTATGA
- a CDS encoding Na+/H+ antiporter NhaC family protein yields the protein MATVGLAFIGISQALDISLAITAGAIVSGAFFGDKMSPISDTTNMASSILKVDLFEHIRNMMWTTVPAFLIGLVIFGIISPSISTANFSEMELYQQGLLDTGLIHWYNAVIPLAVLVIFSIFKAPALLSLTAGTISAILVSIFHTIPSIGGLLGILYGGYVSETGIEQIDSLLTRGGMESMFFTIAIILLALGMGGLLFKLGIVPRLFETVERILQSAKSVIIGSALNAIGVNVLVGEQYLSILLTTETFQSQYQKLGLANKNLSRVAEDAGTVVNPLVPWSVCGVFIASVLGVPTLSYLPFAFFCLLCPILTIIFGITGKTLTYTEAAAVDPVQFESVEESKMG from the coding sequence GTGGCAACAGTCGGATTAGCTTTTATTGGAATATCCCAGGCTCTTGATATTTCACTGGCAATCACAGCTGGAGCGATTGTATCTGGTGCATTTTTCGGTGATAAAATGTCTCCGATTTCGGATACAACGAACATGGCTTCCAGTATTCTGAAGGTCGATTTGTTTGAGCATATACGAAATATGATGTGGACAACTGTTCCTGCATTCCTGATTGGATTGGTGATTTTCGGAATTATATCACCGAGTATTTCAACTGCGAACTTCAGTGAAATGGAGTTATATCAGCAAGGGCTTTTGGATACAGGGCTGATTCACTGGTATAATGCGGTCATTCCACTTGCTGTCTTAGTTATTTTTTCTATCTTTAAGGCACCTGCATTATTATCGCTCACAGCTGGTACGATTAGTGCTATCCTTGTCTCGATTTTCCATACGATTCCTTCAATTGGTGGCCTACTTGGAATCTTATATGGAGGCTACGTCTCAGAGACAGGTATTGAACAAATCGATTCCTTGCTGACACGGGGCGGAATGGAAAGCATGTTTTTTACGATTGCGATTATTTTACTTGCATTAGGAATGGGAGGATTATTGTTTAAGTTAGGGATTGTCCCAAGACTATTTGAAACCGTGGAAAGAATTTTGCAATCTGCTAAGTCCGTAATCATTGGCTCTGCTCTAAATGCCATCGGAGTCAATGTGCTGGTAGGGGAACAATATCTATCTATTCTATTAACAACAGAAACGTTCCAGTCGCAATATCAAAAACTCGGTTTAGCAAATAAAAATCTATCAAGAGTGGCAGAGGATGCCGGTACGGTAGTTAACCCACTTGTTCCATGGAGTGTATGCGGTGTATTTATAGCAAGCGTTTTAGGTGTACCGACTTTATCGTATTTGCCATTTGCTTTCTTTTGCTTGTTATGCCCAATTTTGACGATTATTTTTGGAATTACTGGGAAAACGCTGACCTATACGGAAGCTGCTGCAGTGGATCCTGTTCAGTTTGAATCAGTTGAAGAAAGTAAGATGGGATAA
- a CDS encoding transposase yields the protein MEGLKRRKTKKEYSVQFKLDAVQFMLETGASYQETAVQFHLNNPSLIVRWLKACREQGIEGLKTKPKGRPSMSKKTNKQKEKEEKKLTREEELERENELLRLENAYLKKLRAFREDPNAFHEKHKQRWHSNSKKKDFD from the coding sequence ATGGAAGGATTAAAACGAAGAAAGACGAAGAAGGAGTATTCTGTTCAATTTAAATTAGATGCTGTACAATTTATGTTGGAGACAGGTGCTTCTTATCAAGAAACTGCTGTTCAATTTCATTTGAACAACCCTTCCTTAATTGTGCGCTGGTTGAAAGCATGTCGCGAACAAGGAATAGAAGGCCTGAAAACAAAACCAAAGGGGCGACCTTCTATGTCTAAGAAAACCAATAAGCAAAAGGAAAAAGAAGAAAAGAAGTTAACACGTGAAGAAGAATTAGAACGCGAGAATGAATTATTGCGACTAGAAAATGCGTACCTAAAAAAGTTGAGAGCTTTTCGTGAGGATCCGAATGCCTTCCACGAAAAGCACAAGCAAAGGTGGCATTCGAACTCAAAGAAGAAGGATTTCGATTAA
- a CDS encoding CoA transferase, giving the protein MKKPLEGIKVLELGNFVAAPFVGKIFGEFGAEVIKVEDPGKGDSLRNWRVMHHDTSVWWYVHARNKKSITINLREEEGQEMIRELAKEVDVVIENFRPGTLERWGIGYEDLKQVNPSIIMTRISGYGQTGPYRDKVGFGSVAESMGGLRYLTGFPDRPPVRVGLAIGDSIAALYAALGTLMALRVRDNDPTKKGQYVDVALTESVFSLLEGVLPEYDLKGIIRERTGATLEGIAPSNTYLCADGKYIVIAANSDGIFKRFANAMGRPELAEDPVYAINQGRAENVDYLDEIIEEWTKQHTQKEVQQILDEARVPVGPIYSIEDIVNDEQYQARDMLQTVELPGGKSVRVPGVVPKLSETPGDIGTIGPKLGEHNSEYLPKKSKQ; this is encoded by the coding sequence ATGAAAAAACCACTAGAAGGAATCAAAGTATTAGAATTAGGAAACTTTGTAGCTGCTCCTTTTGTCGGAAAGATCTTTGGTGAATTTGGTGCTGAAGTGATAAAAGTAGAGGATCCAGGAAAAGGTGACTCTTTAAGAAACTGGCGAGTTATGCACCATGATACATCTGTATGGTGGTATGTGCATGCAAGAAATAAAAAATCCATTACGATTAATCTTCGTGAAGAAGAAGGACAGGAAATGATAAGGGAATTAGCAAAAGAGGTGGATGTGGTAATTGAAAATTTCCGCCCTGGTACACTTGAAAGGTGGGGAATTGGATATGAAGATTTAAAACAGGTGAATCCAAGCATTATTATGACTCGAATATCCGGTTATGGTCAAACCGGTCCATATCGGGATAAAGTAGGGTTTGGCAGTGTTGCAGAGTCAATGGGCGGCCTCCGTTATCTAACAGGTTTTCCTGATCGTCCACCGGTTCGTGTTGGTTTAGCTATCGGTGATTCTATCGCTGCTTTATACGCAGCACTCGGTACACTGATGGCACTTAGGGTCAGGGATAACGATCCAACGAAAAAAGGCCAATACGTCGATGTAGCCCTTACTGAATCTGTATTTTCTTTACTGGAAGGTGTGCTCCCTGAATATGACCTGAAAGGGATCATTCGGGAGCGAACTGGAGCTACTTTGGAAGGAATAGCTCCATCGAATACGTATCTTTGTGCAGATGGAAAATATATTGTGATTGCAGCAAACAGTGACGGTATATTTAAACGTTTTGCGAATGCAATGGGACGACCTGAGCTTGCGGAAGATCCCGTGTACGCGATTAATCAAGGCAGGGCAGAAAATGTTGATTATCTTGATGAGATTATAGAGGAGTGGACAAAGCAGCATACCCAGAAAGAGGTACAGCAAATTCTTGATGAAGCTCGTGTACCAGTTGGACCAATTTATAGTATAGAAGATATCGTAAATGATGAACAATACCAGGCACGCGACATGCTCCAAACAGTTGAATTGCCGGGTGGGAAGAGTGTCAGAGTACCGGGGGTTGTGCCAAAGTTATCCGAAACACCTGGGGATATTGGAACAATTGGGCCTAAATTAGGTGAACATAATTCAGAATATCTACCGAAAAAAAGTAAGCAATAA
- a CDS encoding dihydrolipoamide acetyltransferase family protein has product MVEVKLHDIGEGMTEGDVLTYFIQEGDQVEEDQPIVELQTEKMVAELTAPAKGIVKEIYIAEGTTIPVGTTILTIEAEDSIKKTESSATQKEESSHSVQSAVSDGYKTQTKLAKTNGPKRIKAAPYTRKIARELDVDIELVEGTGKAGRITIEDVQQYAQNRESAATKVKPAVKQLQHQFFQGTTEKQSASEKEEADIIPFKGRRKQIAKKMTTSIFTIPHVHHMEEIDMTELLQFRKEIKPDADVSVAAFFIKALTISLREHPIFNAKLHEEKEEIRLEKSVHMGIATDTKEGLIVPVIKNADEKSILIIHKEMKELMSKAKENTLTLKEMTGSTFTISNVGPMGSIGATPIINYPEVGLMAFHKTKKVPVVGDNDEIVIRSMMNVTLTFDHRVTDGGNAIAFTNRLKALLEKPKLLIVELS; this is encoded by the coding sequence ATGGTTGAGGTAAAATTACATGATATTGGAGAAGGAATGACAGAGGGGGATGTACTGACTTATTTTATTCAAGAAGGAGATCAGGTTGAGGAAGATCAGCCAATTGTGGAACTGCAGACGGAAAAAATGGTTGCCGAATTAACAGCACCAGCTAAAGGGATTGTTAAAGAAATTTATATTGCTGAGGGGACAACTATCCCTGTAGGAACAACGATTTTGACGATTGAAGCAGAGGATTCTATTAAGAAAACAGAGTCTTCAGCAACACAAAAAGAAGAATCCAGCCATTCTGTACAATCAGCAGTGAGTGATGGCTACAAAACACAAACAAAGCTGGCAAAAACAAATGGACCTAAACGAATAAAAGCAGCACCATACACGAGGAAGATTGCCAGAGAACTTGATGTGGATATTGAATTGGTGGAAGGAACCGGTAAAGCTGGACGCATTACGATTGAAGATGTTCAGCAGTATGCTCAGAACAGAGAGAGTGCTGCAACAAAAGTCAAGCCCGCTGTTAAACAATTACAACACCAATTTTTTCAAGGGACAACAGAAAAACAGTCGGCCAGTGAAAAAGAGGAAGCAGATATTATTCCATTTAAAGGCAGACGCAAACAAATTGCTAAAAAAATGACAACATCCATTTTTACGATCCCACATGTTCATCATATGGAAGAGATTGATATGACCGAGTTACTGCAGTTTAGAAAAGAGATTAAGCCTGATGCCGATGTATCTGTTGCAGCGTTTTTTATAAAGGCACTTACAATATCATTGAGAGAACATCCAATCTTTAATGCTAAGCTTCATGAGGAAAAAGAAGAAATCAGATTGGAAAAAAGTGTTCATATGGGAATCGCAACGGACACGAAAGAGGGGTTAATTGTTCCAGTCATTAAAAACGCAGATGAAAAATCAATCCTCATAATTCACAAAGAAATGAAAGAACTAATGAGCAAAGCAAAAGAAAATACACTGACATTGAAAGAGATGACCGGAAGCACCTTTACGATCAGCAATGTTGGGCCAATGGGAAGTATTGGTGCTACGCCAATCATCAATTATCCGGAGGTTGGATTAATGGCTTTTCATAAAACGAAAAAAGTTCCGGTTGTAGGCGATAATGATGAGATAGTTATCAGGTCGATGATGAATGTGACCCTAACATTCGACCATCGTGTAACAGATGGAGGAAACGCAATAGCCTTTACAAACAGGCTTAAAGCGTTACTCGAAAAGCCAAAGCTGCTAATAGTGGAACTCAGTTGA
- a CDS encoding LysR family transcriptional regulator: protein MDMRQLRYFYTIATEGQITRAAKILHMAQPPLSQSLKALESEIGVPLFERNGKKMELTDAGEVLYKKADYFFKFFDEALTEVKETGEGLKGQLTVGCVKTLFSHVPQKIKSFREKYPNVTFELREGDSYLLAEQLNNRNIDLAIVRLPLDMEPYSSLFLPEENYVAIMPEQWAKSYESETITMNELANLPLLLLRRISGVGQYELIMDKFEKRGLTPNIVTVCPDVDMILELVNVEVGASILPASILKKHFNAGIKGFSIEDETIISKSAIIWLKDRYLSKSKQRFIEYFEESIKYRAWKD, encoded by the coding sequence ATGGATATGAGACAACTGCGTTATTTCTATACAATTGCAACAGAGGGACAAATTACACGGGCAGCTAAAATACTTCATATGGCACAGCCTCCCCTTAGTCAAAGTTTAAAAGCATTAGAAAGTGAAATAGGTGTCCCGCTGTTTGAAAGAAATGGCAAGAAAATGGAACTTACTGATGCTGGTGAGGTTTTATACAAGAAAGCAGATTATTTTTTTAAGTTTTTTGATGAAGCGCTTACAGAGGTAAAAGAAACAGGGGAAGGCCTAAAGGGACAATTGACTGTTGGCTGTGTAAAAACACTTTTTTCTCATGTACCACAAAAAATAAAATCTTTTCGTGAAAAATATCCAAACGTCACCTTTGAATTAAGGGAAGGTGATTCCTATCTTCTTGCAGAACAGCTTAATAATCGAAACATTGATTTGGCAATCGTTCGGCTCCCTTTAGATATGGAACCTTATTCAAGCCTATTTCTGCCAGAAGAAAACTATGTAGCTATTATGCCTGAGCAATGGGCAAAATCCTATGAATCCGAAACCATTACCATGAACGAACTTGCCAATTTACCTTTACTATTATTAAGAAGAATTAGTGGTGTTGGTCAATATGAGCTGATTATGGATAAATTTGAAAAACGAGGACTTACTCCCAATATCGTGACAGTTTGTCCAGATGTGGATATGATTCTCGAATTGGTCAATGTGGAAGTCGGAGCTTCGATTTTACCAGCATCCATACTAAAGAAACATTTTAATGCTGGAATAAAAGGATTTTCCATTGAAGACGAGACGATTATTTCCAAGTCCGCAATCATTTGGCTAAAGGATCGTTATCTTTCCAAAAGCAAGCAGCGCTTTATCGAATACTTTGAGGAGTCAATAAAGTACAGGGCATGGAAGGATTAA
- a CDS encoding alpha-ketoacid dehydrogenase subunit beta, translating to MITISKTKQLTLIQAITDGMRTMLEEKEEVVVLGEDVGKNGGVFRATDGLQEEFGEKRVFDTPLSEAGIIGSSIGMAMNGLLPVAEIQFLGFIYPAYEQIMTHATRMRYRTKGSFTVPLVIRAPYGAGVRAPEIHSDSMEALFTHMPGIKVVCPSNPYDAKGLLISAIEDPDPVLFLEPLRLYRAVRGEVPEEKYEIEIGKGKYLREGDDATVIAWGAMVPVAMKAAEQAADKGISCDVIDLRTLYPIDKAIIAESVKKTGRCVVVHEAPATGGLGNDIISIVNDTSFLYMKSPIERVTGADVHVPFWALEEHNIPTPARVTDAIYKVIHF from the coding sequence ATGATAACCATATCGAAAACGAAACAATTGACGCTTATTCAGGCCATTACTGATGGAATGCGAACGATGCTTGAAGAAAAAGAAGAAGTTGTTGTATTAGGGGAAGATGTTGGAAAAAATGGAGGCGTCTTTCGGGCAACCGATGGCTTGCAGGAGGAGTTTGGTGAAAAGAGGGTGTTTGATACACCATTGAGTGAAGCAGGAATCATCGGGTCTTCAATTGGGATGGCAATGAACGGACTGCTTCCAGTAGCAGAAATTCAATTTTTAGGATTTATTTATCCTGCATATGAACAAATTATGACCCATGCGACGAGAATGCGTTACCGTACGAAAGGTTCCTTTACCGTACCACTTGTGATTCGTGCACCATATGGAGCTGGAGTAAGGGCTCCAGAAATCCACTCGGATAGTATGGAAGCATTATTTACCCATATGCCGGGGATAAAAGTTGTCTGCCCATCTAATCCATATGATGCAAAAGGACTTCTTATTTCGGCAATAGAGGATCCAGATCCGGTACTATTTCTGGAACCACTAAGATTATACCGTGCTGTTAGAGGAGAAGTTCCAGAAGAAAAATATGAAATTGAAATCGGGAAAGGGAAATATTTGCGAGAAGGGGACGATGCAACGGTGATTGCCTGGGGGGCAATGGTACCCGTTGCAATGAAGGCAGCCGAACAGGCAGCAGATAAAGGGATTAGCTGTGACGTCATTGATTTACGTACTTTATACCCGATTGATAAAGCCATTATCGCCGAATCCGTAAAGAAAACCGGACGCTGTGTCGTTGTTCATGAAGCTCCAGCAACCGGAGGATTAGGAAATGATATTATTTCAATTGTTAATGATACTTCATTTTTATATATGAAATCACCAATTGAACGTGTTACCGGTGCAGATGTTCATGTGCCTTTTTGGGCTCTGGAAGAACATAATATTCCGACACCAGCACGTGTAACGGATGCAATTTATAAAGTGATTCATTTTTAA